One part of the Parambassis ranga chromosome 8, fParRan2.1, whole genome shotgun sequence genome encodes these proteins:
- the mapk8ip3 gene encoding C-Jun-amino-terminal kinase-interacting protein 3 isoform X4, with protein MMELQIDEVVYQDDYGSGSVMSERVSGLANSIYREFERLIRSYDEEVVKELMPLVVNVLENLDAVLTENQEHEVELELLKEDNEQLITQYEREKALRKQAEEKFIEFEDALEAEKKDLQVQVEFLELQGKQLELKAKNYADQITRLEERESDMKKQYNALHQRHTEMIQTYVEHIERSKMQQVGSNSQSDGPGCGRTSKAERPPSLSLYPSGEGMVRGGLGGARMMPGKDIWQVSELGQSSFSSAYQEDGSESDSVAATPSSTGSKSNTPTSSVPSATVTPINEGFLPPSDFDVMRAGNRRKGGKRHSRNMEVQVSQETRNVSIGMGSSDEWSEFQEIIDSTPELDMCVDPRVYGGGNSPSQGIVNEAFGINTDSLYHEIKDAKSDIIGDVDAGAELLGEFSVRDDFFGMGKEVENLLTENKQLLETKNALNIVKNDLIAKVDELSGEKEVLREELEAVRQSKNKVDARVKELEEELRRLRAEALGASRDSKDEGGDDFSSPMEGGDMTMAQRRRFTRVEMARVLMERNQYKERLMELQEAVRWTEMIRASRESPPIQEKKKSTIWQFFARLFSTSSSPPPVKRPYYSVNIHYKSPALSQRRSHTMCQISTSNRTLEFFPEELASNGVASLLSDSAMLARREQRREQYRQVREHMRRDDGIMQACGWSVPSRFKQTGGQTDSAQDSPLKRQQTTNEKEDNRMKNVPVPVYCRPLVEKDPNRKLWCAAGVDLTGWRASSQEMAPSKAPSGGSDPLHAEEDGAEKKNSHTSPEKKKSKELQETDTMSSRVWILTSTHSASKVVIIDANQPGSLVDQFNVCNAHVLCISSVPAASESDYPAGEIVLDPGDGGAGAGGGGVGGGGVGVGGGGGDDTSGVEGMLAGITLVGCATNCSVARSNCSSRTDTPIMDKGQAPTAPPMNGKIHPAQSAEEATEATEVSESTSSQTEMGSGPPGPFMEHVFTDPQPRAADTSDRNSGQSKEDTSHHPESEDGGEEGKNYTSVAPTMWLGAQNGWLYVHSAVGNWKKCLHSIKLKDSVLSLVHVKGRVLVALADGTLAIFHRSEDGQWDLSNYHLMDLGRPHHSIRCMAVVHDKVWCGYKNKIHVIQPKSMQIEKSFDAHPRRESQVRQLAWIGDGVWVSIRLDSTLRLYHAHTHQHLQDVDIEPYVSKMLGTGKLGFSFVRITALLIGGNRLWVGTGNGVIISIPLTETVVLHRGQLLGLRANKVSPTSSGGVIHVYGDDGSEKSSGSFIPYCSMAQAQLCFHGHRDAVKFFVSVPGNVLATLNGSVLDSPSEGQGSTAPTETEAQSVQNVLVLSGGEGYIDFRIGDGEDDETEEGDSGGTSQIKPALCKAERSHIIVWQVSYIPE; from the exons ATGATGGAGCTACAGATAGACGAGGTGGTCTACCAGGACGACTACGGCTCCGGCTCCGTCATGTCGGAGCGGGTGTCCGGCCTGGCTAACAGCATTTACCGGGAGTTCGAGCGGCTGATCCGCAGCTACGACGAGGAGGTGGTGAAGGAGCTGATGCCGCTGGTGGTGAACGTCCTGGAGAACCTGGACGCGGTGCTGACGGAGAACCAGGAGCACgaggtggagctggagctgctgaaggaggACAACGAGCAGCTCATCACCCAGTACGAGCGGGAGAAGGCGCTGAGGAAGCAGGCGGAGGAG aAATTTATAGAATTTGAGGATGCACTGGAGGCCGAGAAGAAGGATCTGCAGGTGCAGGTGGAGTTTTTGGAGCTGCAGGGAAAGCAGCTGGAGCTCAAAGCAAAGAACTACGCTGACCAGA tcACCCGGCTGGAAGAGCGAGAATCAGACATGAAGAAGCAGTACAACGCTCTGCACCAGCGCCACACTGAG ATGATCCAGACTTATGTCGAGCACATAGAGCGGTCCAAAATGCAGCAGGTGGGCAgtaacagccaatcagacgggCCCGGCTGTGGACGAAC CAGCAAAGCGGAGCGCCCGCCGTCGTTGAGCCTGTATCCCAGCGGCGAGGGCATGGTACGTGGGGGTCTCGGGGGGGCTAGGATGATGCCCGGGAAAGACATCTGGCAGGTCAGCGAGCTCGGCCAGTCCAGCTTCAGCTCCGCCTATCAG GAGGATGGATCGGAGTCCGACTCGGTGGCCGCCACACCTAGCAGCACAGGCAGCAAGTCCAACACGCCCACCTCCTCCGTCCCATCCGCCACCGTCACACCCATCAATGAGGGCTTCCTCCCACCTTCTGACTTTGACGTCATGCGGGCTGGGAACCGCAGGAAAGGTGGCAAACGTCACAGCCGGAACATGGAGGTGCAGGTTTCTCAGGAGACGCGGAATGTCAGCATTG gaaTGGGAAGCAGCGACGAGTGGTCTGAATTTCAGGAGATCATCGATTCCACTCCGGAGCTGGACATGTGTGTGGACCCCCGCGTGTACGGAGGAGGAAACAG cccCTCTCAGGGCATCGTCAACGAGGCCTTCGGCATCAACACTGACTCTCTGTACCACGAGATCAAAGACGCCAAGTCGGACATCATCGGGGACGTGGATGCAGGCGCCGAGCTGCTCG GCGAGTTCTCAG TCCGTGATGATTTCTTCG GGATGGGTAAGGAGGTGGAGAACCTGCTGACGGAGAACAAACAGCTTCTAGAGACCAA AAATGCTCTCAACATTGTGAAAAACGACCTCATTGCCAAAGTGGACGAGCTGTCGGGGGAGAAGGAGGTGctgagggaggagctggaggcggTGAGGCAGTCCAAGAACAAGGTGGACGCCCGAgtcaaagagctggaggaagaactcaggag gttAAGAGCTGAAGCTCTCGGCGCGTCTCGGGACTCAAAGGATGAAGGAGGCGATGAC TTTTCATCACCCATGGAAGGTGGAGACATGACGATGGCCCAGCGGCGGCGCTTCACGCGGGTGGAGATGGCCCGCGTGCTGATGGAGAGGAACCAGTACAAGGAAAGGCTGATGGAGCTGCAGGAGGCGGTGCGGTGGACGGAGATGATCCG AGCGTCCAGGGAGAGTCCCCCCAtccaggagaagaagaagtccACCATCTGGCAGTT CTTCGCTCGTCTCTTCAGCACGTCGTCCAGCCCGCCGCCGGTCAAACGGCCATACTACAGCGTCAACATCCACTACAAGTCTCCGGCTTTGTCTCAGCGACGCAGCCACACCATGTGTCAGATCTCCACCTCCAACCGCACGCTGGAGTTCTTCCCTGAAGA ACTGGCCAGTAACGGTGTTGCGTCTCTCCTCAGTGACTCGGCAATGTTGGCACGCCGAGAGCAGCGGCGTGAGCAGTACAGGCAGGTCCGTGAGCACATGCGCCGCGATGACGGCATCATGCAGGCCTGCGGCTGGAGCGTGCCGTCTCGCTTCAAACAG ACTGGTGGTCAGACGGACAGCGCTCAGGACAGCCCGCTGAAGAGACAACAG ACCACCAACGAGAAGGAGGACAACCGCATGAAGAACGTCCCTGTCCCGGTGTACTGTCGCCCCCTGGTGGAGAAGGACCCCAACAGGAAG TTGTGGTGTGCAGCTGGAGTAGACCTGACCGGATGGAGGGCCAGCAGCCAGGAGATGGCCCCGTCCAAAGCACCATCGGGCGGCAGCGACCCGCTGCACGCTGAGGAGGAcggagcagagaagaagaacagcCACACGTCTCCCGAGAAGAAGAAG tCAAAGGAGCTCCAGGAAACGGACACCATGAGCAGCCGGGTGTGGATCCTCACCAGCACCCACTCTGCCAGCAAGGTGGTCATCATCGACGCCAACCAGCCGGGCTCGCTGGTCGACCAGTTCAACGTCTGCAACGCCCACGTCCTCTGCATCTCCAGCGTGCCTG ctgccAGTGAGAGCGATTATCCAGCAGGAGAGATAGTGTTGGATCCGGGTGatggtggagcaggagcaggtggaggaggagtaggaggaggaggagtaggagtaggtggaggaggtggagacgACACCAGCGGGGTGGAGGGCATGTTGGCGGGCATCACACTTGTCGGGTGCGCCACCAACTGCAGCGTCGCCCGTAGCAACTGCTCGTCACGCACAGACACTCCCATCATGGACAAAGGACAAG CTCCAACCGCTCCGCCCATGAACGGGAAGATCCACCCAGCTCAGTCAGCGGAGGAGgccacagaggccacagagGTTTCTGAGTCCACATCGAGCCAAACAGAAATGGGATCTGGACCTCCAGGACCATTTATGGAGCACGTCTTCACCGATCCTCAGCCGCGAGCTGCAGATACCTCTGACAG GAACTCAGGCCAGTCCAAAGAGGACACGTCTCATCATCCAGAGTCAGAGGACGGAGGCGAGGAGGGAAAAAACTACACCAGCGTGGCTCCAACCATGTGGCTCGGAGCTCAGAACGGCTG GCTTTACGTCCACTCAGCTGTGGGAAACTGGAAGAAATGTCTCCACTCCATTAAGCTCAAAGACTCGGTGCTCAGCctggt GCATGTTAAAGGTCGAGTGCTGGTCGCTCTCGCTGACGGGACACTCGCCATATTCCACCGatcagaag ACGGTCAGTGGGATCTGTCCAACTACCACCTAATGGATCTCGGCCGACCTCATCACTCCATCCGCTGCATGGCCGTCGTCCACGATAAAGTGTGGTGCGGCTACAAGAACAAGATCCACGTCATTCAGCCCAAAAGCATGCAGATAGAG AAGTCCTTCGACGCTCACCCTCGCAGGGAGAGTCAGGTGCGGCAGCTAGCGTGGATTGGCGACGGCGTCTGGGTGTCGATCCGGCTCGACTCCACCTTACGTCTCTAccacgcgcacacacaccagcacctGCAGGACGTGGACATCGAGCCGTACGTCAGCAAAATGCTGG GAACCGGAAAGCTCGGCTTCTCCTTTGTGCGAATCACAGCGCTTCTGATTGGTGGAAATCGGCTCTGGGTGGGGACAGGAAATGGCGTCATCATCTCCATCCCACTGACAGAGA CGGTGGTCCTTCACCGGGGACAGCTCCTGGGTTTGAGGG CCAATAAGGTGTCTCCCACGTCCTCCGGCGGCGTGATCCACGTTTACGGCGATGATGGCTCGGAGAAGAGCAGCGGCAGCTTCATCCCTTACTGCTCGATGGCGCAGGCTCAGCTTTGTTTCCATGGACACCGGGATGCTGTCAAGTTCTTTGTGTCTGTACCAG GAAATGTTCTGGCCACACTAAACGGCAGCGTGCTGGACAGTCCGTCAGAGGGTCAGGGCTCCACGGCGCCCACGGAGACGGAGGCTCAGAGCGTTCAGAACGTGTTGGTGCTGAGCGGAGGCGAGGGCTACATCGACTTCCGTATAG GTGACGGCGAGGATGACGAGACGGAGGAAGGAGACAGTGGCGGCACTTCTCAGATAAAACCTGCTCTGTGCAAAGCTGAGCGAAGCCACATCATCGTCTGGCAGGTGTCTTACATACCTGAGTGA
- the mapk8ip3 gene encoding C-Jun-amino-terminal kinase-interacting protein 3 isoform X5: MMELQIDEVVYQDDYGSGSVMSERVSGLANSIYREFERLIRSYDEEVVKELMPLVVNVLENLDAVLTENQEHEVELELLKEDNEQLITQYEREKALRKQAEEKFIEFEDALEAEKKDLQVQVEFLELQGKQLELKAKNYADQITRLEERESDMKKQYNALHQRHTEMIQTYVEHIERSKMQQVGSNSQSDGPGCGRTKAERPPSLSLYPSGEGMVRGGLGGARMMPGKDIWQVSELGQSSFSSAYQEDGSESDSVAATPSSTGSKSNTPTSSVPSATVTPINEGFLPPSDFDVMRAGNRRKGGKRHSRNMEVQVSQETRNVSIGMGSSDEWSEFQEIIDSTPELDMCVDPRVYGGGNSPSQGIVNEAFGINTDSLYHEIKDAKSDIIGDVDAGAELLGEFSVRDDFFGMGKEVENLLTENKQLLETKNALNIVKNDLIAKVDELSGEKEVLREELEAVRQSKNKVDARVKELEEELRRLRAEALGASRDSKDEGGDDFSSPMEGGDMTMAQRRRFTRVEMARVLMERNQYKERLMELQEAVRWTEMIRASRESPPIQEKKKSTIWQFFARLFSTSSSPPPVKRPYYSVNIHYKSPALSQRRSHTMCQISTSNRTLEFFPEELASNGVASLLSDSAMLARREQRREQYRQVREHMRRDDGIMQACGWSVPSRFKQTGGQTDSAQDSPLKRQQTTNEKEDNRMKNVPVPVYCRPLVEKDPNRKLWCAAGVDLTGWRASSQEMAPSKAPSGGSDPLHAEEDGAEKKNSHTSPEKKKSKELQETDTMSSRVWILTSTHSASKVVIIDANQPGSLVDQFNVCNAHVLCISSVPAASESDYPAGEIVLDPGDGGAGAGGGGVGGGGVGVGGGGGDDTSGVEGMLAGITLVGCATNCSVARSNCSSRTDTPIMDKGQAPTAPPMNGKIHPAQSAEEATEATEVSESTSSQTEMGSGPPGPFMEHVFTDPQPRAADTSDRNSGQSKEDTSHHPESEDGGEEGKNYTSVAPTMWLGAQNGWLYVHSAVGNWKKCLHSIKLKDSVLSLVHVKGRVLVALADGTLAIFHRSEDGQWDLSNYHLMDLGRPHHSIRCMAVVHDKVWCGYKNKIHVIQPKSMQIEKSFDAHPRRESQVRQLAWIGDGVWVSIRLDSTLRLYHAHTHQHLQDVDIEPYVSKMLGTGKLGFSFVRITALLIGGNRLWVGTGNGVIISIPLTETVVLHRGQLLGLRANKVSPTSSGGVIHVYGDDGSEKSSGSFIPYCSMAQAQLCFHGHRDAVKFFVSVPGNVLATLNGSVLDSPSEGQGSTAPTETEAQSVQNVLVLSGGEGYIDFRIGDGEDDETEEGDSGGTSQIKPALCKAERSHIIVWQVSYIPE; the protein is encoded by the exons ATGATGGAGCTACAGATAGACGAGGTGGTCTACCAGGACGACTACGGCTCCGGCTCCGTCATGTCGGAGCGGGTGTCCGGCCTGGCTAACAGCATTTACCGGGAGTTCGAGCGGCTGATCCGCAGCTACGACGAGGAGGTGGTGAAGGAGCTGATGCCGCTGGTGGTGAACGTCCTGGAGAACCTGGACGCGGTGCTGACGGAGAACCAGGAGCACgaggtggagctggagctgctgaaggaggACAACGAGCAGCTCATCACCCAGTACGAGCGGGAGAAGGCGCTGAGGAAGCAGGCGGAGGAG aAATTTATAGAATTTGAGGATGCACTGGAGGCCGAGAAGAAGGATCTGCAGGTGCAGGTGGAGTTTTTGGAGCTGCAGGGAAAGCAGCTGGAGCTCAAAGCAAAGAACTACGCTGACCAGA tcACCCGGCTGGAAGAGCGAGAATCAGACATGAAGAAGCAGTACAACGCTCTGCACCAGCGCCACACTGAG ATGATCCAGACTTATGTCGAGCACATAGAGCGGTCCAAAATGCAGCAGGTGGGCAgtaacagccaatcagacgggCCCGGCTGTGGACGAAC CAAAGCGGAGCGCCCGCCGTCGTTGAGCCTGTATCCCAGCGGCGAGGGCATGGTACGTGGGGGTCTCGGGGGGGCTAGGATGATGCCCGGGAAAGACATCTGGCAGGTCAGCGAGCTCGGCCAGTCCAGCTTCAGCTCCGCCTATCAG GAGGATGGATCGGAGTCCGACTCGGTGGCCGCCACACCTAGCAGCACAGGCAGCAAGTCCAACACGCCCACCTCCTCCGTCCCATCCGCCACCGTCACACCCATCAATGAGGGCTTCCTCCCACCTTCTGACTTTGACGTCATGCGGGCTGGGAACCGCAGGAAAGGTGGCAAACGTCACAGCCGGAACATGGAGGTGCAGGTTTCTCAGGAGACGCGGAATGTCAGCATTG gaaTGGGAAGCAGCGACGAGTGGTCTGAATTTCAGGAGATCATCGATTCCACTCCGGAGCTGGACATGTGTGTGGACCCCCGCGTGTACGGAGGAGGAAACAG cccCTCTCAGGGCATCGTCAACGAGGCCTTCGGCATCAACACTGACTCTCTGTACCACGAGATCAAAGACGCCAAGTCGGACATCATCGGGGACGTGGATGCAGGCGCCGAGCTGCTCG GCGAGTTCTCAG TCCGTGATGATTTCTTCG GGATGGGTAAGGAGGTGGAGAACCTGCTGACGGAGAACAAACAGCTTCTAGAGACCAA AAATGCTCTCAACATTGTGAAAAACGACCTCATTGCCAAAGTGGACGAGCTGTCGGGGGAGAAGGAGGTGctgagggaggagctggaggcggTGAGGCAGTCCAAGAACAAGGTGGACGCCCGAgtcaaagagctggaggaagaactcaggag gttAAGAGCTGAAGCTCTCGGCGCGTCTCGGGACTCAAAGGATGAAGGAGGCGATGAC TTTTCATCACCCATGGAAGGTGGAGACATGACGATGGCCCAGCGGCGGCGCTTCACGCGGGTGGAGATGGCCCGCGTGCTGATGGAGAGGAACCAGTACAAGGAAAGGCTGATGGAGCTGCAGGAGGCGGTGCGGTGGACGGAGATGATCCG AGCGTCCAGGGAGAGTCCCCCCAtccaggagaagaagaagtccACCATCTGGCAGTT CTTCGCTCGTCTCTTCAGCACGTCGTCCAGCCCGCCGCCGGTCAAACGGCCATACTACAGCGTCAACATCCACTACAAGTCTCCGGCTTTGTCTCAGCGACGCAGCCACACCATGTGTCAGATCTCCACCTCCAACCGCACGCTGGAGTTCTTCCCTGAAGA ACTGGCCAGTAACGGTGTTGCGTCTCTCCTCAGTGACTCGGCAATGTTGGCACGCCGAGAGCAGCGGCGTGAGCAGTACAGGCAGGTCCGTGAGCACATGCGCCGCGATGACGGCATCATGCAGGCCTGCGGCTGGAGCGTGCCGTCTCGCTTCAAACAG ACTGGTGGTCAGACGGACAGCGCTCAGGACAGCCCGCTGAAGAGACAACAG ACCACCAACGAGAAGGAGGACAACCGCATGAAGAACGTCCCTGTCCCGGTGTACTGTCGCCCCCTGGTGGAGAAGGACCCCAACAGGAAG TTGTGGTGTGCAGCTGGAGTAGACCTGACCGGATGGAGGGCCAGCAGCCAGGAGATGGCCCCGTCCAAAGCACCATCGGGCGGCAGCGACCCGCTGCACGCTGAGGAGGAcggagcagagaagaagaacagcCACACGTCTCCCGAGAAGAAGAAG tCAAAGGAGCTCCAGGAAACGGACACCATGAGCAGCCGGGTGTGGATCCTCACCAGCACCCACTCTGCCAGCAAGGTGGTCATCATCGACGCCAACCAGCCGGGCTCGCTGGTCGACCAGTTCAACGTCTGCAACGCCCACGTCCTCTGCATCTCCAGCGTGCCTG ctgccAGTGAGAGCGATTATCCAGCAGGAGAGATAGTGTTGGATCCGGGTGatggtggagcaggagcaggtggaggaggagtaggaggaggaggagtaggagtaggtggaggaggtggagacgACACCAGCGGGGTGGAGGGCATGTTGGCGGGCATCACACTTGTCGGGTGCGCCACCAACTGCAGCGTCGCCCGTAGCAACTGCTCGTCACGCACAGACACTCCCATCATGGACAAAGGACAAG CTCCAACCGCTCCGCCCATGAACGGGAAGATCCACCCAGCTCAGTCAGCGGAGGAGgccacagaggccacagagGTTTCTGAGTCCACATCGAGCCAAACAGAAATGGGATCTGGACCTCCAGGACCATTTATGGAGCACGTCTTCACCGATCCTCAGCCGCGAGCTGCAGATACCTCTGACAG GAACTCAGGCCAGTCCAAAGAGGACACGTCTCATCATCCAGAGTCAGAGGACGGAGGCGAGGAGGGAAAAAACTACACCAGCGTGGCTCCAACCATGTGGCTCGGAGCTCAGAACGGCTG GCTTTACGTCCACTCAGCTGTGGGAAACTGGAAGAAATGTCTCCACTCCATTAAGCTCAAAGACTCGGTGCTCAGCctggt GCATGTTAAAGGTCGAGTGCTGGTCGCTCTCGCTGACGGGACACTCGCCATATTCCACCGatcagaag ACGGTCAGTGGGATCTGTCCAACTACCACCTAATGGATCTCGGCCGACCTCATCACTCCATCCGCTGCATGGCCGTCGTCCACGATAAAGTGTGGTGCGGCTACAAGAACAAGATCCACGTCATTCAGCCCAAAAGCATGCAGATAGAG AAGTCCTTCGACGCTCACCCTCGCAGGGAGAGTCAGGTGCGGCAGCTAGCGTGGATTGGCGACGGCGTCTGGGTGTCGATCCGGCTCGACTCCACCTTACGTCTCTAccacgcgcacacacaccagcacctGCAGGACGTGGACATCGAGCCGTACGTCAGCAAAATGCTGG GAACCGGAAAGCTCGGCTTCTCCTTTGTGCGAATCACAGCGCTTCTGATTGGTGGAAATCGGCTCTGGGTGGGGACAGGAAATGGCGTCATCATCTCCATCCCACTGACAGAGA CGGTGGTCCTTCACCGGGGACAGCTCCTGGGTTTGAGGG CCAATAAGGTGTCTCCCACGTCCTCCGGCGGCGTGATCCACGTTTACGGCGATGATGGCTCGGAGAAGAGCAGCGGCAGCTTCATCCCTTACTGCTCGATGGCGCAGGCTCAGCTTTGTTTCCATGGACACCGGGATGCTGTCAAGTTCTTTGTGTCTGTACCAG GAAATGTTCTGGCCACACTAAACGGCAGCGTGCTGGACAGTCCGTCAGAGGGTCAGGGCTCCACGGCGCCCACGGAGACGGAGGCTCAGAGCGTTCAGAACGTGTTGGTGCTGAGCGGAGGCGAGGGCTACATCGACTTCCGTATAG GTGACGGCGAGGATGACGAGACGGAGGAAGGAGACAGTGGCGGCACTTCTCAGATAAAACCTGCTCTGTGCAAAGCTGAGCGAAGCCACATCATCGTCTGGCAGGTGTCTTACATACCTGAGTGA